The DNA sequence TCGCGCGCCAGCCACTCCTTCTTGAGGACGCCGACGCCGTGCTCACCGGTGATGGTGCCGCCGAGTTCGAGGCCGAGGGCCATGATCTCGTCGAAGGACTCGCGGGCGCGCCGCGACTCGTCGGGGTCGGCGGCGTCGAAGCAGACGGTGGGGTGTGTGTTGCCGTCGCCCGCGTGCGCGCAGACGCCGATGGTCAGGGCGTACTTGTCGGCGATGCGCTCCACGCCGTCGAGCATGTCGCCGAGCCGGGAGCGCGGCACGCAGACGTCGTCGATCATCGTGGTGCCCTTGACCGCTTCGAGGGCGGTGAGGGACAGGCGGCGGGCCTGGAGCAGGAGTTCGGACTCGGCCGCGTCCTCGGCCGGGACGACCTGGGTGGCGCCCGCCGCCTCGCACAGGGCGCCGACGGCGGCGAGGTCTGCGGCCGGGTCCGGGGTGTCGAAGGCGGCGAGGAGCAGGGCCTCCGTGGTCTCCGGCAGGCCCATGTGGGCGAGGGAGTTGACGGCCCGGATCGTCGTGCGGTCCATCAGCTCCAGGAGCGAGGGCACATGACCCCCCTCCATGATCTTGCAGACGGCGTCGCAGGCCGCGGCCGCCGAGGCGAACTCGGCCGCCAGGACGAGCTGTTGCGGCGGCTGCGGCTTGAGCGCGAGGATCGCGCGGACGACGATGCCGAGGCTGCCCTCGGAGCCGACGAACAGGCGCGTCAGGTCGTATCCGGCGACGCCCTTGGCGGTGCGGCGGCCGGTGCGCAGGAGGCGGCCGTCGGCGAGGACGACGTCGAGGCCGAGGACGTACTCGGCCGTCACGCCGTACTTCACGCAGCACAGGCCGCCCGACGCGGTGCCGATGTTCCCGCCGATGGTGCACGTCTCCCAGCTGGAGGGATCGGGCGGATAGGCGAGGCCGTGCTCGGCGACCGCGCGGGAGAGGGCGGCGTTGACGACGCCCGGCTCGACGACGGCGACGCGGTCGACGGGGTTGATCTCCAGGATGCGGTCCATCTTGACGAGCGAGAGCACGACGCAGCCGTCGCTGGCGTTGGCCCCGCCCGACAGGCCGGTGCGGGCGCCCTGCGGCACGACCGGGACGCGCAGCTCGGTGGCCGTGCGCATGACGTGCTGGACCTGTTCGACGGTGCGGGGCAGGACGACCGCGGCCGGACTGCCCGCCGCGCAGAAGCTCGCCATGTCGTGCGCGTACGAGGACGTGACGTCCGGGTCGGTGAGGACCGCGTCGGCGGGGAGGCCCGCCCGGAGGGCTTCGATGAGGGCGCTGCTCATGATCACAGCCTCGCACTCGGGGCCATCGGTGTGAACCCGTGTGCGACGCCCTTCGCGTGCCGCGACGCGATCTTCGTATTGACGCACAGTGAGCGCCATGGAGACGGAGAAGCTCAGCGCGTCCGAGGATCCGGCCGAGGGACCCGCCGAGACCCCCGCGGGGGCCCGGGCCCTCGGGCCCGCCGCGTCCGTGGCCCGGCTGCTCGACGGGCTCGCCGAGGAGCGGCGGCCGCGGCGGCGCGGACTCCACTGGGCCGTCGCCGCGTCCGTGGCGGGCGCCCTCGTGCTCGGCGGCCTCCTCGTCCTGGTGCCGCGCTCGGGCGAGCGGGCGGCGCCGCCCGCCCCGGGTCCCGCCGGGCGGGCCCTGGCCGCGGCGGGCACCGGCGTCCCGGCCTCGCTGCCCGATCTGGCCGCCCTCATCGGCGAGCGCGAGGCCCATCTGCGGGCGCACCCCGGCGACGACCAGTCGTGGGCGGTGCTCGGTTCCGCGTACGTCGAACGCGGCGCGCGCACGGGCGACTTCATGTCCTATCCGAAGGCCGAGCACGCGCTGCGCACGTCCCTGAAGGCGCGGCCCGAGGGGAACGTGGACGCCCTCGCCGGGCTCGCGGCGCTCGCCAACGCGCGGCACGACTACCGGGCGGCGCGCACCTGGGGCGAGCGGGCGGCGCGGCTCGCGCCGAAGCGGTGGACGACGTATCCGGCGCTCGTCGAGGCCTACCGGGGCCTCGGTGACGCCAAGGGCGTGACCCGCTCCCTGGAGACGCTCCAGAAGCTGAGGTCCGGCGCCGCCGTCCGGGCCCTCGCCGGGACGGTCTACCGCGACCGGGGGTGGCGCGAGAACGCGGCGGCCGCCCTGGCCGACGCGGCGGCGCTCGCCGAGGGCCCCGCCGAGCGGGCCGCGGGCCTGCACCGGGTCGGGGAGCTGTCCTGGGAGCGGGGCGAGCCCGCGCAGGCGCTGCGCTACTTCGACGCGGCGCTCGCGGCGGAGCCCGGGCACCATCCCTCGCTCGCGGGCAAGGGGCGCGCACTCGCCGCGCTCGGCCGCACGTCCCAGGCGCTGGGGGCCTATCGGAGCGCGCTCGCCAAGTGGCCCGAGCCCCGGTACGCCCTGGAGCTCGGCGAGTTGTACGAGTCCTTGAAGCTGATGCCGGCCGCGCGGGCGCAGTACGACCTGCTGCGGGCGCGGGTCCGGGACGCCGGGCGCGGGGGCGTGAACGACGAGCGGGTGCTCGGGCTCTTCGAGGCGGACCACGGGGACCCGGAGGCCGCGGTGCGGCGGCTCCGGGCGGAGTTCGCGCGGCACGGGAGTCCGGAGAACGCGGACGCGCTGGGGTGGGCGCTGCACCGGGCCGGGGACCCGGAGGCCGGGCTCGAGCTGGCGGAGCGGGCGATGAAGAAGGGGCCGCGGAGTGCGGCGTTCGCCTTTCACCGGGGGGAGATCGAGCGGGAGCTGGGGCGGTACGGGGCCGCCCGGCGCCACCTCACGGAGGCCCTGCGGGTGAACCCGTACTTCTCCCCGCTGGGGTCCGCCGCCGCCCACCGCGCCCTGGAGGCCCTGGGCGACCCGCCCGAAGGCGGCCCCGCCCAGGTCCACGCCCCACCGGGAGCCCCGATCCCGAAGCTCCCCACCCCGAGCCGGGCCCCGTCGCGACGCTGAGCGGCACCTGGCGCTGTGCCCACCCGTCCCGCCCTGCGGGACGATTGCCCACAGCGGGGAGCCGAGGGCGGTCCCACCCACCCGCCCCCACCCGGCCCGGCGAAGCCACGGAGTTTCGGGCGGGTGGGTGGGAAAGCGTCCGCCGCGGTAGCGGTGGGCACCCGACCGACCAGGGGCGGCGCTCCGCGTCGGGGCCGGGCGGGCGAAAGCCGGGGTGCTACGGGCGGGTGGGTGGGAGAGCCCCGGTCAGAGGTTGCCGCGCTTCTCCTGTTCGCGCTCGATCGCTTCGAAGAGCGCCTTGAAGTTGCCCTTGCCGAAGCCCATCGAGCCGTGCCGCTCGATCATCTCGAAGAAGACGGTCGGCCGGTCCTGGACCGGCTTGGTGAAGATCTGGAGCAGATAGCCGTCCTCGTCCCGGTCGACGAGGATCTTCAGCTCGCGCAGGATCTCGACGGGAACCCGCGTCTCCCCGGCCCACTCGCCCAGCGTGTCGTAGTAGGAGTCGGGGGTGTCGAGGAACTGCACGCCCGCCGCGCGCATGGTGCGCACCGTGGCGACGATGTCGTTCGTGGCGAGCGCGATGTGCTGGACGCCCGCGCCGCCGTAGAACTCCAGGTACTCGTCGATCTGGGACTTCTTCTTGGCGATGGCGGGCTCGTTGATCGGGAACTTCACCTTGAGGGTCCCGTCGGCCACCACCTTCGACATCAGCGCCGAGTACTCCGTCGCGATGTCGTCGCCCACGAACTCCTTCATGTTCGTGAAGCCCATGACCTTGTTGTAGAAGCCGACCCACTCGTTCATCTTGCCGAGCTCGACGTTGCCCACACAGTGGTCGATGGCCTGGAAGGTCCGCTTGGCGGGCGGCTCGACGATCGGCGACGCGGACACGAAGCCGGGCAGGTACGGGCCGTCGTAGCCCTTGCGCTCGACCAGGGTGTGGCGGGTCTTGCCGTACGTCGCGATGGCCGCGAGGACGACCGTGCCGTTCTCGTCCTTGACCTCGTACGGCTCGTCGATGCCGCGCGCGCCGTGCTCGACGGCGTACGCGTACGCGGCGCGGGCGTCCGGCACCTCGATGGCGAGGTCGACGACGCCGTCACCGTGCTCGGCGACGTGCTCGGCGAGGAAGGCGCCCCGGTCGGTGGAGGCCTTGATGACGGAGGTGAAGACGAACCGCGCGCCGCCGTTCTCCAGGACGTAACTGGCGGTCTCGCGGCTGCCGTTCTCCGGTCCGGAGTAGGCCACGAGCTTCATGCCGAACGCCGTGGAGTAGTAGTGCGCGGCCTGCTTGGCGTTGCCCACGGCGAAGACGACCGCGTCCATTCCCTTGACCGGGAAGGGGTCGGCCTCGCGCGCGGTTTCGGGCGTGGTGTGTGTGGTCTGAGTCATACTCCGAGGCTCCCGCCGAACCGCAAGATGCGCAATAGTTCGCGTAATCGCTGGGCAATCTGCATAGCTGAGGCCTGGAAGCGCCGGGCGTTCTGTACATCATGACTACTTCGGAGGCGGCATGACGATCGATCATCTGGACGGCAGGCTCATCGTGCTGCTCGCGCGGGAGCCGCGGATCGGCGTCCTGGAGGCGTCCCGCAGGCTCGGCGTCGCGCGCGGCACGGTGCAGGCCCGCATGGACCGCCTTCAGTCGAACGGAGTCATCCGCGGCTTCGGCCCCCAGGTGGACCCGACGGCGCTCGGCTACCCGGTCACGGCGTTCGCGACCCTGGAGATCAAACAGGGCCAGGGCGCCGACGTACGGGCGCATTTGGCGGGTGTGGCGGAGGTCCTCGAACTGCACACCATCACCGGGCACGGCGACATGCTGTGCCGCCTGGTGGCCCGCTCGAACGCCGATCTCCAACGTGTGATCGACCGGGTGGTGGGTTTTGATGGCATCGTCCGGGCCTCCACGGCGATCGTCATGGAGAACCCCGTTCC is a window from the Streptomyces spectabilis genome containing:
- a CDS encoding FAD-binding oxidoreductase, producing MSSALIEALRAGLPADAVLTDPDVTSSYAHDMASFCAAGSPAAVVLPRTVEQVQHVMRTATELRVPVVPQGARTGLSGGANASDGCVVLSLVKMDRILEINPVDRVAVVEPGVVNAALSRAVAEHGLAYPPDPSSWETCTIGGNIGTASGGLCCVKYGVTAEYVLGLDVVLADGRLLRTGRRTAKGVAGYDLTRLFVGSEGSLGIVVRAILALKPQPPQQLVLAAEFASAAAACDAVCKIMEGGHVPSLLELMDRTTIRAVNSLAHMGLPETTEALLLAAFDTPDPAADLAAVGALCEAAGATQVVPAEDAAESELLLQARRLSLTALEAVKGTTMIDDVCVPRSRLGDMLDGVERIADKYALTIGVCAHAGDGNTHPTVCFDAADPDESRRARESFDEIMALGLELGGTITGEHGVGVLKKEWLARELGPVGVEMQRAVKAAFDPHHLLNPGKLF
- a CDS encoding tetratricopeptide repeat protein, which gives rise to METEKLSASEDPAEGPAETPAGARALGPAASVARLLDGLAEERRPRRRGLHWAVAASVAGALVLGGLLVLVPRSGERAAPPAPGPAGRALAAAGTGVPASLPDLAALIGEREAHLRAHPGDDQSWAVLGSAYVERGARTGDFMSYPKAEHALRTSLKARPEGNVDALAGLAALANARHDYRAARTWGERAARLAPKRWTTYPALVEAYRGLGDAKGVTRSLETLQKLRSGAAVRALAGTVYRDRGWRENAAAALADAAALAEGPAERAAGLHRVGELSWERGEPAQALRYFDAALAAEPGHHPSLAGKGRALAALGRTSQALGAYRSALAKWPEPRYALELGELYESLKLMPAARAQYDLLRARVRDAGRGGVNDERVLGLFEADHGDPEAAVRRLRAEFARHGSPENADALGWALHRAGDPEAGLELAERAMKKGPRSAAFAFHRGEIERELGRYGAARRHLTEALRVNPYFSPLGSAAAHRALEALGDPPEGGPAQVHAPPGAPIPKLPTPSRAPSRR
- the hppD gene encoding 4-hydroxyphenylpyruvate dioxygenase yields the protein MTQTTHTTPETAREADPFPVKGMDAVVFAVGNAKQAAHYYSTAFGMKLVAYSGPENGSRETASYVLENGGARFVFTSVIKASTDRGAFLAEHVAEHGDGVVDLAIEVPDARAAYAYAVEHGARGIDEPYEVKDENGTVVLAAIATYGKTRHTLVERKGYDGPYLPGFVSASPIVEPPAKRTFQAIDHCVGNVELGKMNEWVGFYNKVMGFTNMKEFVGDDIATEYSALMSKVVADGTLKVKFPINEPAIAKKKSQIDEYLEFYGGAGVQHIALATNDIVATVRTMRAAGVQFLDTPDSYYDTLGEWAGETRVPVEILRELKILVDRDEDGYLLQIFTKPVQDRPTVFFEMIERHGSMGFGKGNFKALFEAIEREQEKRGNL
- a CDS encoding Lrp/AsnC family transcriptional regulator is translated as MTIDHLDGRLIVLLAREPRIGVLEASRRLGVARGTVQARMDRLQSNGVIRGFGPQVDPTALGYPVTAFATLEIKQGQGADVRAHLAGVAEVLELHTITGHGDMLCRLVARSNADLQRVIDRVVGFDGIVRASTAIVMENPVPLRIIPLVEQASGG